A single region of the Enterobacter cloacae complex sp. R_G8 genome encodes:
- the lipA gene encoding lipoyl synthase, with product MSKPIVMERGVKYRDADKMALIPVKNVATEREALLRKPEWMKIKLPADSSRIQGIKAAMRKNGLHSVCEEASCPNLAECFNHGTATFMILGAICTRRCPFCDVAHGRPVAPDANEPQKLAQTIADMALRYVVITSVDRDDLRDGGAQHFADCITAIREKSPNIKIETLVPDFRGRMDRALDILTATPPDVFNHNLENVPRLYRQVRPGADYNWSLKLLERFKEAHPHIPTKSGLMVGLGETNDEIIEVMRDLRRHGVTMLTLGQYLQPSRHHLPVQRYVSPDEFDEMKAEAMAMGFTHAACGPFVRSSYHADMQAKGEEVK from the coding sequence ATGAGTAAACCCATTGTGATGGAACGCGGTGTTAAATACCGCGATGCCGATAAAATGGCCCTTATCCCGGTTAAAAACGTGGCTACAGAGCGCGAGGCGCTGTTAAGAAAACCGGAATGGATGAAAATCAAACTTCCGGCTGACTCTTCGCGTATCCAGGGGATCAAAGCGGCGATGCGTAAGAATGGCCTTCACTCCGTTTGTGAGGAAGCGTCTTGCCCGAACCTTGCTGAGTGTTTCAACCACGGCACCGCGACGTTTATGATTCTGGGTGCCATCTGCACCCGTCGTTGCCCGTTCTGCGATGTTGCGCATGGTCGCCCGGTGGCGCCTGATGCAAACGAACCCCAAAAACTGGCGCAGACCATCGCTGATATGGCGCTGCGTTATGTGGTCATTACCTCCGTTGACCGTGATGACCTGCGCGATGGTGGTGCTCAGCACTTTGCTGACTGTATTACTGCCATTCGCGAGAAAAGCCCGAACATTAAGATTGAGACGCTGGTTCCGGACTTCCGCGGCCGTATGGACCGTGCACTGGATATCCTGACCGCAACGCCACCAGACGTCTTTAACCACAACCTGGAGAACGTACCGCGTCTCTATCGCCAGGTGCGTCCGGGTGCTGATTACAACTGGTCTCTGAAGCTGCTGGAGCGGTTCAAAGAAGCGCATCCGCATATTCCTACCAAGTCAGGCCTGATGGTGGGTCTTGGTGAAACCAACGACGAAATCATTGAAGTGATGCGCGATCTGCGTCGCCACGGCGTGACCATGCTGACGCTGGGCCAGTATCTGCAGCCTAGCCGCCATCACCTGCCCGTGCAGCGCTACGTTAGCCCGGATGAGTTTGATGAGATGAAAGCCGAAGCGATGGCGATGGGCTTCACCCACGCTGCTTGCGGTCCATTTGTACGCTCCTCTTACCATGCTGATATGCAGGCAAAAGGCGAAGAAGTTAAATAA
- the tatE gene encoding twin-arginine translocase subunit TatE: MGEISITKLLVVAALVVLLFGTKKLRTLGGDLGAAIKGFKKAMNDDDAAAKKSAEDTVPAEKLSHKE, encoded by the coding sequence ATGGGTGAGATTAGTATTACCAAACTGCTGGTGGTTGCCGCACTGGTCGTCCTGCTGTTTGGTACCAAGAAGTTACGCACGCTGGGTGGTGACCTGGGTGCCGCCATCAAAGGCTTTAAGAAAGCGATGAACGACGATGATGCGGCAGCGAAGAAAAGCGCCGAGGATACCGTTCCGGCTGAAAAGCTCTCTCACAAAGAGTAA